A window of the Denticeps clupeoides unplaced genomic scaffold, fDenClu1.1, whole genome shotgun sequence genome harbors these coding sequences:
- the LOC114771734 gene encoding septin-5 isoform X2, whose product MTTNIRYKSRSLRSEDSEDRQYVGFATLPNQVHRKSVKKGFDFTLMVAGESGLGKSTLVNSLFLTDLYKDRKLLNAEERISQTVEITKHTVDIEEKGVKLKLTIVDTPGFGDAVNNNECWKPITDYIDQQFEQYFRDESGLNRKNILDNRVHCCLYFIPPFGHGLRPVDVEFMKALHEKVNIIPLIAKADCLTPNEIKKFKDRVRDEIEKFGIKVYQFPECDSDEDEEFKQLDKQLKECTPFAVIGSNTVVEARGQRVRGRLYPWGIVEVENETHCDFVKLRNMLIRSHMHDLKDVTCDVHYENYRAQCIQEMTSKLTQDNRMDSPIPILPLPTPDVETERLIKMKDEELKRMQEMLEKMQQQIHEKDQ is encoded by the exons gaCAGACAGTATGTGGGATTTGCCACCCTCCCCAACCAGGTCCACAGGAAGTCGGTGAAAAAAGGCTTTGACTTCACTCTGATGGTCGCTG GTGAATCCGGTCTGGGAAAGTCCACTCTAGTGAACAGCCTGTTCCTCACCGACCTCTACAAGGACAGGAAGCTCCTGAACGCGGAGG AGCGGATTAGTCAGACGGTGGAGATCACCAAGCATACGGTCGACATCGAGGAGAAGGGCGTGAAGCTGAAGCTCACCATCGTGGACACGCCCGGATTTGGGGACGCCGTCAACAACAACGAGTG CTGGAAGCCTATCACGGACTACATTGATCAGCAGTTTGAGCAGTACTTCAGAGATGAGAGCGGACTCAACCGGAAGAACATTCTGGACAACCGTGTGCACTGCTGTCTGTACTTCATTCCGCCGTTTGGACATGG GTTGAGGCCGGTGGACGTGGAGTTCATGAAGGCTCTCCACGAGAAGGTGAACATCATACCCCTCATCGCCAAAGCCGACTGCCTCACACCCAATGAGATCAAGAAGTTCAAAGACAGG GTACGGGACGAAATCGAGAAGTTCGGAATCAAAGTTTACCAGTTCCCCGAGTGTGACTCTGACGAGGATGAGGAGTTTAAGCAGCTCGACAAACAGCTAAAG GAATGCACTCCCTTCGCTGTGATTGGCAGTAACACCGTAGTGGAGGCGAGGGGACAGCGAGTACGCGGCCGCCTGTACCCGTGGGGCATTGTGGAAG TGGAGAACGAGACGCACTGCGACTTCGTGAAGCTGCGCAACATGCTGATTCGCTCCCACATGCACGACCTGAAGGATGTGACTTGTGACGTCCACTATGAGAACTACAGAGCCCAGTGTATACAGGAGATGACAAG TAAACTGACGCAGGACAACCGCATGGACAGTCCCATCCCAATCCTGCCTCTCCCCACCCCTGATGTTGAAACGGAGAGGCTGATCAAGATGAAGGATGAAGAG CTGAAACGGATGCAGGAGATGCTGGAGAAGATGCAACAGCAGATTCACGAGAAAGACCAGTGA
- the LOC114771738 gene encoding probable ATP-dependent RNA helicase DHX37, which yields MGKMRKRHNWKGRQPSEAPRQREERSSDVVVELGDGLSLKGLDESNALVLPATRARKEKKSADRPAARKQALTKKERKKLEKVLEVKEKKASRAEILGKLADVQLPESELKLLYATARLGTGEKLFHARNAAADAVAPLRISSLSGINRKRKRAEEEEDDEGQEEESKDSPSEDDSSEEECSDEDVKRDEGEEEEKVAAFSEVRGEEEKEEEKEKEGKTEKPSCSKEACQPAVFVPVDRLAEIQEARLKLPVLAEEHVIMEAVRENPCVVLCGETGSGKTTQVPQFLYEAGYASGSGIIGVTEPRRVAAVSMSHRVATEMNLPTGVVSYQIRYEGNVTDGTKIKFMTDGVLLKEIQKDFLLQRYSVVIIDEAHERSVYTDILIGLLSRIVPLRNKRAMPMKLVIMSATLRVEDFTQNQRLFPAPPPVVKVDARQFPVTVHFNKRTAMEDYTGEAFRKTCKIHRMLPSGGILVFLTGQAEVHSLCRRLRRAFPYKPNRECTEGEDRAQGLRHFTRKQRKKPAALPRIDLDNYSALPVEEGDEGDDEEEEDGDEVSDLDLGDNPDDYDEKSDPSIPLYVLPLYSLLAPEQQAKVFRPAPAGTRLCVVATNVAETSLTIPGVRYVVDCGRVKKRFYDRVTGVSSFKVTWTSQASANQRAGRAGRTEPGHCYRLYSSAVFSDFSLFSEAEITRRPVDDLVLQMKDLNIQKALAAAEQLLVSLGALEEPPREGRVIDLKRARLSCPITPLGRAMAAFPVSPRYAKMLALGQQQDCMPYVIAVVAAMTVREIFDDLDRPVAKDEDGEKVGQRRARLAQNKRLWAGQGQSLLLGDLMVMLGAVGACEFAGCTPKFCEENGLRYKAMLEIRRLRGQLTNAGKPSAQSVALSTQVQDIPTPLLDEPVFIHPSSALFKTLPEFVVYQEVTETTKMYMRGVCAVEADWIPKILPQYCHFSAPQENPGPRYSPDSGRIRCHCESTFFRVGWKLPSVEMDYPEGLERYKLFARFLLEGQ from the exons ATGGGCAAGATGAGGAAGAGGCACAACTGGAAGGGCAGGCAGCCGTCCGAGGCACCTCGGCAgcgggaggagaggagcagcgaCGTCGTGGTGGAGCTCGGCG ATGGACTGTCCCTGAAGGGGCTGGACGAGAGCAACGCGCTGGTCCTCCCGGCCACTCGAgccaggaaggagaagaagagcgCGGACAGGCCGGCTGCCAGGAAACAGGCCCTCACCAAGAAAGAGCggaagaagctggagaaggtTCTGGAGGTCAAGGAGAAGAAGGCCAGC CGGGCCGAGATCCTGGGTAAACTGGCGGACGTGCAGCTGCCGGAGTCGGAGCTGAAGCTGCTCTACGCCACGGCGAGGCTGGGCACCGGAGAGAAGCTGTTTCACGCCAGGAA CGCCGCCGCCGATGCAGTGGCCCCTCTGCGGATCAGCAGCCTGAGCGGAATTaacaggaagaggaaaagagcggaggaagaggaggacgacgaaGGTCAGGAGGAAGAGAGCAAGGATTCGCCCTCCGAGGACGACTCGAGCGAGGAGGAGTGTTCAGATGAGGACGTGAAACGAGAcgaaggagaggaggaagagaaggtaGCAGCCTTTTCGGAGGTgcgaggagaggaagagaaggaggaggagaaggagaaggaaggAAAGACTGAAAAACCGTCATGTAGTAAAGAGGCGTGTCAGCCCGCGGTCTTCGTCCCCGTGGACCGACTGGCCGAGATACAG gagGCTCGTCTGAAGCTGCCGGTGTTGGCTGAGGAGCATGTGATCATGGAGGCGGTGAGGGAGAACCCCTGTGTGGTCCTGTGTGGAGAGACGGGCAGCGGCAAAACTACACAAGTTCCTCAGTTCCTGTATGAGGCCGGATAtgccag CGGCAGCGGCATAATCGGTGTGACCGAGCCCAGGAGGGTCGCCGCCGTCAGCATGTCTCATCGCGTTGCCACGGAGATGAACTTGCCTACGGG GGTGGTCTCCTACCAGATTCGGTACGAGGGGAACGTGACCGACGGCACGAAGATCAAATTCATGACGGACGGCGTCCTGCTGAAAGAAATACAGAAG GACTTCCTGCTCCAGCGGTACAGTGTGGTGATCATCGATGAAGCCCACGAGCGCAGCGTCTACACGGACATCCTGATAGGGCTGCTGTCGCGCATCGTGCCGCTGCGCAACAAG AGGGCCATGCCCATGAAGCTGGTGATCATGTCCGCCACGCTGCGAGTGGAAGACTTCACCCAGAACCAGAGGCTCTTCCCCGCCCCTCCGCCCGTCGTCAAG gtggatGCTCGCCAGTTCCCCGTCACTGTGCACTTTAACAAACGGACGGCTATGGAGGACTACACTGGCGAGGCCTTCCGCAAGACCTGCAAGATCCACCGCATGCTGCCATCGG GGGGGATACTGGTATTTCTGACTGGCCAGGCCGAGGTTCATTCTCTGTGCAGGCGACTGAGGAGAGCTTTTCCCTACAAGCCCAACAGGGAGTGCACCG aAGGCGAAGACCGTGCCCAAGGTCTGCGGCACTTTACAAGGAAGCAGAGGAAGAAGCCGGCG GCTCTTCCACGTATAGATCTGGACAACTACTCAGCTCTGCCAGTGGAGGAGGGTGATGAGGGTGacgatgaagaagaagaagatggggACGAAGTCTCCGATCTTGACTTGGGGGACAACCCTGACGATTACG ATGAGAAATCGGacccctccatccctctctacGTTCTGCCTCTCTACTCCCTACTTGCACCGGAACAGCAGGCCAAG GTGTTCCGTCCCGCCCCCGCAGGAACGCGCCTGTGTGTGGTGGCAACTAACGTGGCAGAAACGTCGCTGACCATCCCCGGCGTGCGCTACGTGGTGGACTGCGGCCGCGTGAAGAAGCGCTTCTACGACCGAGTCACCGGCGTCTCGTCCTTCAAGGTCACGTGGACTTCACAggcttcagccaatcagagagcaggGAGAGCGGGCAGGACGGAGCCTGGCCACTGCTacag GTTGTATTCTTCAGCCGTATTCAGCGATTTCAGCTTGTTCTCCGAAGCGGAGATCACGCGCCGGCCGGTGGACGACCTGGTTCTTCAGATGAAAGATCTCAACATCCAGAAG GCGCTGGCTGCTGCTGAGCAGCTCCTGGTTTCACTGGGGGCTCTGGAGGAACCGCCGCGTGAAGGACG GGTCATTGACTTGAAGCGAGCTCGTCTCAGTTGTCCCATAACCCCCCTGGGCAGGGCCATGGCGGCGTTCCCGGTCTCGCCACGTTATGCTAAAATGCTAGCACTGggccagcagcaggactgcatGCCGTACGTCATCGCCGTGGTGGCGGCCATGACAGTCCGCGAGATCTTTGATGACCTGGACAG GCCTGTTGCGAAGGATGAAGATGGTGAGAAGGTGGGGCAGAGGAGAGCCCGACTGGCCCAGAACAAGCGGCTGTGGGCGGGGCAGGGCCAGTCCTTGCTGCTGGGAGACCTTATGGTCATGCTGG GTGCGGTTGGCGCTTGTGAGTTTGCAGGGTGCACCCCGAAGTTCTGTGAGGAAAACGGTCTTCGCTACAAAGCCATGCTGGAGATCCGCCGACTGAGAGGACAGCTGACCAACGCAG gtaaaccttcagcccagtctgtGGCCCTGAGCACCCAGGTCCAGGATATTCCT ACCCCCCTCCTGGATGAGCCGGTGTTCATCCACCCCTCCTCCGCACTGTTCAAAACCCTGCCGGAGTTTGTGGTTTACCAGGAGGTCACGGAGACGACAAAAATGTACATGAGAG GTGTATGTGCGGTGGAAGCTGATTGGATCCCCAAGATCCTCCCACAGTACTGCCACTTCAGCGCCCCTCAGGAGAACCCGGGACCCCGGTACAGCCCTGACTCGGGCCGCATCCGGTGCCACTGCGAGAGCACcttct TCAGAGTCGGCTGGAAACTTCCCTCTGTGGAGATGGATTACCCAGAAGGCCTTGAGCGCTACAAGTTATTTGCCAGATTTCTGCTGGAAGGACAG
- the LOC114771735 gene encoding platelet glycoprotein Ib beta chain-like — protein sequence MGGAGGAFVTSLLFCSGLIGAEARCPAPCYCKEGVVDCSGRGLATATLPSAFPGGTVELRLHDNHLTALPVGLLESLSGLRRVSLHGNPWSCDCGILYLRGWLAKQRNEGLLRNVSCSSPPALRGRLVVYLVEEDLLSTCRYWICDLALASQISLAIFVVVQALLLASVIFFLRRFNRLCKEARRTAEESFTGDHASGANEYVMLKDRNT from the exons ATGGGTGGCGCCGGGGGGGCTTTTGTGACGTCCCTGCTCTTCTGCTCGGGGCTGATTGGAGCAGAGGCTCGGTGCCCTGCGCCATGCTACTGTAAGGAGGGCGTGGTCGACTGTAGCGGGCGGGGCCTCGCTACTGCCACCCTGCCCTCCGCTTTCCCCGGGGGAACCGTGGAGCTGCGTCTCCACGACAACCACCTGACGGCGCTTCCGGTGGGACTTCTGGAGTCGCTGAGCGGCCTGAGACGCGTTTCGTTGCATGGCAAcccgtggtcatgtgactgcggGATACTCTATTTGCGAGGGTGGCTGGCCAAGCAAAGGAACGAGGGCCTGTTGAG GAATGTAAGCTGCAGTTCACCTCCAGCCCTGAGGGGGAGGCTGGTCGTGTATCTGGTGGAGGAAGATCTGCTGTCCACCTGTCGCTACTGGATCTGTGACCTGGCGCTGGCCTCTCAGATCAGCCTGGCCATCTTCGTCGTCGTACAG GCGCTTCTTCTGGCCTCTGTCATTTTCTTCCTCCGTCGTTTCAACCGCCTGTGCAAGGAGGCAAGGCGAACGGCCGAGGAAAGCTTCACGGGTGACCATGCTTCCGGGGCCAATGAATACGTGATGCTGAAGGACAGGAACACGTGA
- the LOC114771734 gene encoding septin-5 isoform X1, with protein MDAILQEKLAEKLLSVRGRSTRQKDRQYVGFATLPNQVHRKSVKKGFDFTLMVAGESGLGKSTLVNSLFLTDLYKDRKLLNAEERISQTVEITKHTVDIEEKGVKLKLTIVDTPGFGDAVNNNECWKPITDYIDQQFEQYFRDESGLNRKNILDNRVHCCLYFIPPFGHGLRPVDVEFMKALHEKVNIIPLIAKADCLTPNEIKKFKDRVRDEIEKFGIKVYQFPECDSDEDEEFKQLDKQLKECTPFAVIGSNTVVEARGQRVRGRLYPWGIVEVENETHCDFVKLRNMLIRSHMHDLKDVTCDVHYENYRAQCIQEMTSKLTQDNRMDSPIPILPLPTPDVETERLIKMKDEELKRMQEMLEKMQQQIHEKDQ; from the exons ATGGATGCAATTTTGCAGGAGAAGCTGGCGGAGAAACTGCTGAGCGTGAGAGGGAGGTCCACCCGGCAGAag gaCAGACAGTATGTGGGATTTGCCACCCTCCCCAACCAGGTCCACAGGAAGTCGGTGAAAAAAGGCTTTGACTTCACTCTGATGGTCGCTG GTGAATCCGGTCTGGGAAAGTCCACTCTAGTGAACAGCCTGTTCCTCACCGACCTCTACAAGGACAGGAAGCTCCTGAACGCGGAGG AGCGGATTAGTCAGACGGTGGAGATCACCAAGCATACGGTCGACATCGAGGAGAAGGGCGTGAAGCTGAAGCTCACCATCGTGGACACGCCCGGATTTGGGGACGCCGTCAACAACAACGAGTG CTGGAAGCCTATCACGGACTACATTGATCAGCAGTTTGAGCAGTACTTCAGAGATGAGAGCGGACTCAACCGGAAGAACATTCTGGACAACCGTGTGCACTGCTGTCTGTACTTCATTCCGCCGTTTGGACATGG GTTGAGGCCGGTGGACGTGGAGTTCATGAAGGCTCTCCACGAGAAGGTGAACATCATACCCCTCATCGCCAAAGCCGACTGCCTCACACCCAATGAGATCAAGAAGTTCAAAGACAGG GTACGGGACGAAATCGAGAAGTTCGGAATCAAAGTTTACCAGTTCCCCGAGTGTGACTCTGACGAGGATGAGGAGTTTAAGCAGCTCGACAAACAGCTAAAG GAATGCACTCCCTTCGCTGTGATTGGCAGTAACACCGTAGTGGAGGCGAGGGGACAGCGAGTACGCGGCCGCCTGTACCCGTGGGGCATTGTGGAAG TGGAGAACGAGACGCACTGCGACTTCGTGAAGCTGCGCAACATGCTGATTCGCTCCCACATGCACGACCTGAAGGATGTGACTTGTGACGTCCACTATGAGAACTACAGAGCCCAGTGTATACAGGAGATGACAAG TAAACTGACGCAGGACAACCGCATGGACAGTCCCATCCCAATCCTGCCTCTCCCCACCCCTGATGTTGAAACGGAGAGGCTGATCAAGATGAAGGATGAAGAG CTGAAACGGATGCAGGAGATGCTGGAGAAGATGCAACAGCAGATTCACGAGAAAGACCAGTGA